The following are encoded in a window of Flavobacteriales bacterium genomic DNA:
- the lysA gene encoding diaminopimelate decarboxylase, with protein sequence MEQHDPTRIGGVPVEEIAHLVGTPVYVYDAAVIERQVKRMQAAFSGMPTRIMYACKALPNIHIMRLVRKLGTGLDTVSIQEVELGLHAGFRPEEILFTPNMVPYEEYRRAVELGVHVNIDSIPVLEHFGQEFGGSVPVFLRINPHIMAGGHERISVGHIDSKFGISIHQLRHVERIMATHGLHVHGLHMHTGSDILDTGVFLQAAELLLDRADLFPELRHLDLGSGFKVAYQEGDVTSDIEELGQRLAERIGIFNKQRATPVEVWFEPGKFVVSEAGTLLVRTTLVKQTTATVFAGVDSGLNQLIRPMLYGAYHRIENASNPEGRTRIYTVVGNVCETDTFGQDRKITEVREGDLLAIRNAGAYGHAMASNYNGRFRPPEVLVRDGRATIIRRRETLEDLLATQEEVELAGA encoded by the coding sequence ATGGAACAGCACGACCCCACCCGCATCGGCGGTGTACCGGTGGAGGAGATCGCCCACCTGGTGGGCACCCCGGTGTATGTGTATGACGCGGCCGTGATCGAACGGCAGGTGAAGCGCATGCAGGCGGCCTTCTCCGGCATGCCCACCCGCATCATGTACGCCTGCAAGGCGCTGCCCAACATCCACATCATGCGCCTTGTGCGCAAGCTTGGCACCGGCCTGGACACGGTCTCCATCCAGGAGGTGGAACTGGGCCTGCACGCGGGCTTCCGCCCTGAGGAGATCCTCTTCACTCCCAACATGGTGCCCTATGAGGAGTACCGCCGTGCGGTGGAACTGGGCGTGCATGTCAACATCGACTCCATCCCCGTGCTGGAGCACTTCGGCCAGGAGTTCGGCGGAAGCGTGCCCGTATTCCTGCGCATCAACCCGCACATCATGGCGGGCGGCCACGAGCGCATCAGCGTGGGCCACATCGACAGCAAGTTCGGCATCTCCATCCACCAATTGCGGCATGTGGAGCGCATCATGGCCACGCACGGCCTGCACGTGCATGGCCTGCACATGCACACCGGCAGCGACATCCTGGACACGGGTGTTTTCCTGCAGGCCGCGGAGTTGCTGCTGGACCGCGCTGACCTCTTCCCGGAATTGCGACACCTCGATCTGGGCAGCGGCTTCAAGGTGGCCTACCAGGAGGGCGACGTCACCAGCGACATCGAAGAACTGGGCCAGCGCCTGGCGGAACGCATCGGCATCTTCAACAAGCAGCGCGCGACGCCCGTGGAGGTGTGGTTCGAGCCGGGCAAGTTCGTCGTGAGCGAAGCGGGCACGCTGCTGGTGCGCACCACCCTGGTGAAGCAGACCACCGCCACGGTGTTCGCCGGCGTGGACAGCGGCCTGAACCAATTGATCAGGCCCATGCTCTACGGCGCCTACCACCGCATCGAGAACGCGAGCAACCCGGAAGGCCGCACGCGGATCTACACCGTGGTGGGGAACGTTTGCGAAACGGACACCTTCGGCCAGGATCGGAAGATCACCGAGGTGCGCGAGGGCGACCTGCTGGCCATCCGCAACGCGGGCGCCTATGGTCACGCCATGGCCAGCAACTACAACGGCCGCTTCCGCCCGCCCGAGGTGCTGGTGCGCGACGGCAGGGCCACGATCATCCGGCGGCGCGAGACGCTGGAGGACCTGCTGGCCACGCAGGAGGAGGTGGAGCTGGCCGGGGCCTGA
- a CDS encoding carboxypeptidase regulatory-like domain-containing protein, giving the protein MMDMHKPFPLSHALCGALLILAFPLAQDLHAQKLKARMADRSAEVFDHPRVAAIYENLDAKGKADAADLRRLAMAYRKMGRTTDAERVYARLATAPAPQPDDLMHYADQLRANGRYDAAMEWYAKYAEARPDDPRAKDYLSDPGRFQRWLADTSSARIRNVPINSPQADLGMSILEELLLFSSARGEGAGRRRTYAWDEQPYLNLHSALLKGESAEEPMVMRRDVNSRWHDGTVTYDSLAKRMYFTRNNVHYGVHKRSQRNELKLGIYFTDIVTGEFGQREWGNLIPFDHNEPDHNMGHPSVSPDGRFLYFVSDMPGGQGGTDIWFCENLGNQWGAPQNMGPRVNTPGNEMFPFMWMDSLLYFASDGHPGLGGLDLFRVRLTKDGAGNVFNLGHPMNTGHNDHSLILINDSTGFMASDRPGGLGSDDIYGFTMRLPMVFLAGRVIDRATRQPIEGATIVLKDAEGNYMPRAKLETMEGGRFNVEAPYQRAYILVANRNGYFQHEMQVITDSDPLLEVLVEMDKYDYAAEGLVLHGETGQPLEGAQVALTDAKDNIIAEIVTDASGRYQFPLMQETDYRLKVDKEGFFKQSARLTTKGKPSAAIVTDFKLFPLKVDQVVRLDDIFYDYNKSDIRPDAALELDKLVAVLVENPTVKIELSSHTDCRGKDAYNLGLSERRAKSAVDYIVSRGIARDRVKAKGYGKSKPSEDCKCEQCSDVQHQRNRRTEFKVLSL; this is encoded by the coding sequence ATGATGGACATGCACAAGCCCTTCCCCCTGTCCCATGCGCTGTGCGGTGCGCTGTTGATCCTGGCCTTCCCCCTGGCACAGGACCTCCACGCGCAGAAGCTGAAGGCGCGCATGGCCGACCGCTCCGCCGAGGTGTTCGACCATCCGCGCGTGGCCGCCATCTACGAGAACCTGGACGCGAAGGGCAAGGCCGATGCGGCCGATCTGCGCCGCCTGGCCATGGCCTACCGCAAGATGGGCCGCACCACCGATGCGGAGCGCGTGTACGCCCGCCTGGCCACGGCACCGGCACCACAGCCCGATGACCTGATGCACTACGCCGACCAGCTCCGTGCCAATGGCAGGTACGATGCGGCCATGGAGTGGTACGCGAAGTACGCGGAAGCGCGTCCGGATGATCCACGTGCGAAGGATTACCTGAGCGATCCCGGACGGTTCCAGCGCTGGCTGGCGGACACCAGCAGCGCCAGGATCCGCAACGTGCCCATCAATTCGCCGCAAGCCGACCTGGGCATGAGCATACTGGAGGAGCTGTTGCTCTTCAGCAGCGCGCGGGGAGAAGGGGCGGGCAGGCGCCGCACCTACGCCTGGGACGAACAGCCCTACCTGAATCTCCACAGCGCACTGCTCAAAGGCGAGAGCGCCGAGGAGCCCATGGTGATGCGCAGGGATGTGAACAGCCGCTGGCACGACGGCACGGTGACCTACGACTCGCTGGCCAAGCGCATGTACTTCACGCGCAACAACGTCCACTATGGCGTGCACAAGCGCAGCCAGCGCAACGAGTTGAAGCTGGGCATCTACTTCACGGACATCGTCACTGGTGAGTTCGGCCAGCGCGAATGGGGCAATCTGATCCCCTTCGACCACAACGAACCCGACCACAACATGGGCCACCCGTCCGTTTCGCCGGACGGTCGCTTCCTCTATTTCGTGAGCGACATGCCCGGTGGCCAGGGGGGCACGGACATCTGGTTCTGCGAGAACCTCGGCAACCAGTGGGGCGCGCCGCAGAACATGGGCCCCCGGGTGAATACGCCCGGCAATGAGATGTTCCCCTTCATGTGGATGGACAGCCTGCTGTACTTCGCCAGCGACGGCCATCCGGGACTCGGGGGACTGGACCTCTTCCGGGTGCGCCTGACGAAGGATGGTGCCGGCAACGTGTTCAACCTGGGGCACCCGATGAATACGGGCCACAACGACCACAGCCTCATCCTCATCAACGATTCCACCGGCTTCATGGCCAGCGACCGCCCCGGAGGGCTGGGCAGCGACGACATCTACGGCTTCACCATGCGCCTGCCCATGGTCTTCCTCGCCGGCCGTGTCATCGACCGCGCCACCCGCCAACCCATCGAAGGAGCCACCATCGTGCTGAAGGACGCTGAAGGCAACTACATGCCACGCGCGAAACTTGAGACCATGGAGGGCGGCCGCTTCAACGTGGAGGCGCCCTACCAGCGCGCGTACATCCTGGTGGCCAACCGCAACGGCTATTTCCAGCACGAGATGCAGGTGATCACCGATTCGGATCCCTTGCTGGAGGTGCTGGTGGAGATGGACAAGTACGACTACGCCGCCGAGGGCCTGGTGCTGCACGGCGAAACGGGCCAGCCGCTCGAAGGCGCGCAGGTGGCGCTGACGGACGCCAAGGACAACATCATCGCGGAGATCGTCACCGACGCCAGCGGCCGCTATCAGTTCCCCCTGATGCAGGAGACGGACTACCGCCTGAAGGTGGACAAGGAGGGCTTCTTCAAGCAGAGCGCGAGACTCACCACCAAGGGCAAGCCCAGCGCCGCCATCGTCACCGACTTCAAGCTCTTCCCGCTGAAGGTGGACCAGGTGGTGCGCCTGGACGACATCTTCTACGATTACAACAAGTCCGACATCAGGCCGGACGCGGCGTTGGAGCTGGACAAGCTGGTGGCCGTGCTGGTGGAGAACCCCACGGTGAAGATCGAGCTGAGCTCGCACACCGATTGCCGCGGCAAGGACGCCTACAACCTGGGCCTTTCCGAACGCCGCGCGAAGAGTGCCGTGGACTACATCGTGTCCAGGGGCATCGCACGCGACCGAGTGAAGGCCAAGGGTTATGGCAAGAGCAAACCGTCGGAGGATTGCAAGTGCGAGCAGTGCTCGGATGTGCAGCACCAGCGCAACCGCCGCACGGAATTCAAGGTGTTGTCTTTGTAG
- a CDS encoding type IX secretion system membrane protein PorP/SprF: MREATRWMSGVLGMLLGTGVLAQQDPQFTQYMFNLLALNPAYAGSADRVSLKGLSRHQWVGFEGAPNTQTLTVHSPVWHESLGVGGTIMRDTHGPITQYTFMADLAYRIHMGPAKLAFGLKGGLNVLQGRFAELNPLEPNDQVFQANVNTKLDPQFGFGVMYYSDRYFVGVSTPKLLRTEFFETDSLIFVSEPGQRPHYFLTGGYVFDLGLYHKFKPTALLKAVQGAPLSFDLSANFLFYEKFWLGAMYRHTDAIGALVQYHLSDDLTVGYSYDYPLSPFRDYSGGSHEIMIGFEFGNKLKGVRSPRYF; the protein is encoded by the coding sequence ATGAGAGAAGCGACCCGATGGATGAGCGGCGTGCTGGGGATGCTCCTGGGCACCGGCGTGCTGGCCCAGCAGGACCCGCAGTTCACCCAGTACATGTTCAACCTGCTGGCCTTGAACCCGGCCTATGCGGGCAGCGCCGATCGTGTGAGCCTCAAGGGGCTGAGCCGGCACCAATGGGTGGGCTTCGAGGGAGCGCCGAACACGCAGACCCTCACCGTGCACAGCCCCGTGTGGCATGAAAGCCTCGGCGTGGGCGGCACCATCATGCGCGACACGCACGGCCCCATCACGCAATACACCTTCATGGCCGACCTCGCCTACCGCATCCACATGGGTCCGGCGAAACTCGCCTTCGGCCTCAAGGGCGGCCTCAACGTGCTGCAGGGCCGCTTCGCGGAACTGAATCCGTTGGAACCGAACGACCAGGTGTTCCAGGCCAATGTGAACACCAAGCTGGACCCGCAGTTCGGCTTCGGGGTGATGTACTACAGCGACCGCTATTTCGTGGGGGTGAGCACGCCCAAGCTGCTGCGCACGGAATTCTTCGAGACCGACTCGCTCATTTTCGTTTCCGAGCCCGGCCAGCGCCCGCACTACTTCCTTACCGGCGGCTACGTGTTCGACCTGGGCCTCTACCACAAATTCAAGCCCACCGCCCTGTTGAAGGCCGTGCAGGGCGCGCCGCTCAGTTTCGATCTCAGCGCCAACTTCCTCTTCTATGAGAAGTTCTGGCTGGGCGCCATGTACCGGCACACCGACGCCATCGGCGCACTGGTGCAGTACCACCTCTCGGACGACCTCACCGTGGGCTACTCCTACGACTATCCGCTTTCGCCCTTCCGCGACTACAGCGGTGGATCGCACGAGATCATGATCGGATTCGAGTTCGGCAACAAGTTGAAAGGTGTCCGTTCACCACGCTATTTCTGA